The following are encoded in a window of Kitasatospora sp. NBC_01250 genomic DNA:
- a CDS encoding biotin/lipoyl-binding protein has translation MKVLPRRRGAVLVNSVLGVALLAGGALAYTTVNSSSSAAAGKPAARTATVTKGTVLATVSGSGSLSSPTDAGENFVTGGRLTAVKVSVGDTVTQGEVLATVDTTAAQQALDAANGALTEAQAALASAQANLTKAQAGTTTTTTVPVGSTGAALQSAWIQAVPSASASGSPAATPSPSAAPSTSASHGSGGHSGSTAVPASPISSTDNSGTGNTGASGGGSTDNSGGGGNSGGSNSGSGGSGDSSGNSRVPAPQTTTITTTKVDPAAVAQAQQQVTQAQQQVATAQINVTNAQTALSGTTLTASVGGTVASISNKVGDTVSGTGASTDSSGGAGGSSSSGSSSSKTSSTSTSSGPSGFIVITNPTGMQVTADFSELDSLKLKKGEGATVTLNAQSSTVLNASVLSVSSLPVSSGSSSGAAGSAVQYAAVLQIDGDTSSLRTGMSATVAVVTGEADSALSVPAAALSGTGTTRTATVVKPDGTTSRVSVTVGVVGDSTVQVLSGLNAGDKVQLASATSGGSNGFPSGSFPGGAGGGTRGGGGGGLGGGAGGFGGGGGGARGGA, from the coding sequence ATGAAGGTCCTCCCGCGACGGCGTGGCGCCGTCCTCGTCAACTCAGTGCTCGGTGTGGCCCTCCTGGCGGGGGGCGCCCTGGCGTACACCACCGTGAACAGCTCCAGCAGCGCCGCGGCCGGCAAGCCCGCTGCCAGGACGGCCACCGTGACCAAGGGAACGGTCCTGGCCACGGTGTCCGGATCCGGCAGCCTCTCCTCGCCCACCGACGCCGGCGAGAACTTCGTCACCGGGGGCAGGCTGACCGCGGTCAAGGTGTCGGTCGGCGACACGGTGACCCAGGGCGAGGTGCTGGCCACCGTCGACACCACGGCCGCCCAGCAGGCGCTGGACGCCGCGAACGGCGCGCTGACCGAGGCGCAGGCCGCGCTGGCCTCGGCCCAGGCCAACCTGACGAAGGCCCAGGCGGGGACCACCACGACCACCACCGTGCCGGTCGGCAGCACCGGCGCCGCCCTCCAGTCCGCGTGGATCCAGGCGGTTCCGAGCGCCTCGGCCTCCGGCAGCCCGGCGGCGACCCCGTCGCCGAGCGCGGCCCCCAGCACCTCCGCCTCGCACGGCAGCGGCGGCCACAGCGGCTCGACCGCGGTCCCGGCCTCGCCGATCAGCAGCACGGACAACTCCGGCACCGGCAACACGGGCGCCTCCGGCGGCGGCAGCACGGACAACTCCGGTGGCGGCGGCAACTCCGGTGGCAGCAACTCCGGCAGCGGCGGCTCCGGCGACAGCAGCGGCAACTCCCGCGTCCCGGCCCCGCAGACCACCACCATCACCACCACCAAGGTCGACCCCGCCGCCGTGGCCCAGGCCCAGCAGCAGGTCACCCAGGCCCAGCAGCAGGTGGCCACCGCGCAGATCAACGTCACCAACGCGCAGACGGCGCTGTCCGGCACCACGCTGACCGCCTCGGTCGGCGGCACGGTCGCCTCGATCTCCAACAAGGTCGGCGACACCGTCTCGGGCACCGGTGCGAGCACCGACTCCAGCGGTGGCGCGGGCGGCTCGTCCAGCTCCGGATCGAGCAGCAGCAAGACCAGCTCCACCTCGACCAGTTCGGGACCCAGCGGCTTCATCGTCATCACCAACCCGACCGGCATGCAGGTCACCGCCGACTTCTCCGAGCTCGACTCGCTGAAGCTGAAGAAGGGCGAGGGGGCCACGGTCACGCTCAACGCGCAGTCCTCCACCGTCCTCAACGCCTCGGTGCTGTCGGTCAGTTCGCTCCCGGTCTCGAGCGGCAGCAGCTCCGGCGCGGCCGGCAGCGCGGTCCAGTACGCCGCGGTGCTGCAGATCGACGGCGACACCAGCTCGCTGCGCACCGGCATGAGCGCCACCGTCGCAGTGGTCACCGGTGAGGCGGACAGCGCGCTCTCGGTGCCGGCCGCGGCGCTCTCCGGCACCGGCACCACGCGCACCGCGACGGTGGTCAAGCCGGACGGCACCACCTCGCGGGTCTCCGTGACGGTCGGCGTGGTGGGCGACTCCACCGTGCAGGTGCTCTCCGGCCTCAACGCGGGCGACAAGGTGCAGCTGGCCTCCGCGACCAGCGGCGGCAGCAACGGCTTCCCGAGCGGCTCCTTCCCGGGCGGTGCCGGCGGCGGCACCCGCGGTGGCGGTGGCGGGGGCCTCGGCGGTGGCGCCGGCGGCTTCGGCGGCGGTGGCGGCGGCGCCCGGGGCGGTGCCTGA
- a CDS encoding ABC transporter ATP-binding protein, which translates to MGRRSRSHAAGAQAPAGGDAAAGAGPQAPPPVIQVRHLTKSYGHGDATVHALRGPDDPQTGQPAGVSLDIDQGDFVAVMGSSGSGKSTLMNILGCLDIPTGGRYLLDGTDVGHLDENQLSLVRNRKIGFIFQSFNLVPRTTALAQVELPLAYAGVKASERRKRALAALALVGLSGRADHKPNQLSGGQQQRVAVARALVTAPAMLLADEPTGNLDSRSTEEVLTIIDGLNATGRTVVLITHEDEVAEHAKRVLRLVDGQIISDVRQGPVVGPPPVLARQLAGRSVAGHPGGGHSGPAALIGGRP; encoded by the coding sequence ATGGGTCGCCGTTCTCGCTCCCACGCCGCCGGTGCGCAGGCACCGGCCGGCGGGGACGCCGCAGCCGGGGCGGGCCCGCAGGCGCCGCCCCCGGTCATCCAGGTCCGTCACCTCACCAAGTCCTACGGCCACGGCGACGCGACGGTGCACGCCCTGCGCGGCCCCGACGACCCGCAGACCGGGCAGCCGGCCGGGGTCAGCCTGGACATCGACCAGGGTGACTTCGTCGCGGTGATGGGCAGTTCGGGCTCCGGCAAGTCGACCCTGATGAACATCCTCGGCTGCCTGGACATCCCGACCGGCGGGCGCTACCTGCTGGACGGCACCGACGTCGGCCACCTGGACGAGAACCAGCTCTCGCTGGTCCGCAACCGCAAGATCGGCTTCATCTTCCAGTCGTTCAACCTGGTGCCGCGCACCACCGCGCTGGCCCAGGTCGAACTCCCGCTCGCCTACGCGGGCGTGAAGGCCTCCGAGCGGCGCAAGCGCGCGCTGGCCGCACTCGCCCTGGTGGGCCTGTCCGGCCGGGCCGACCACAAGCCCAACCAGTTGTCCGGCGGTCAGCAGCAGCGTGTGGCCGTGGCCCGCGCGCTGGTCACCGCGCCGGCGATGCTGCTGGCCGACGAGCCCACCGGCAACCTGGACAGCCGCTCCACCGAAGAGGTACTGACCATCATCGACGGACTGAACGCCACCGGCCGGACGGTCGTGCTGATCACCCACGAGGACGAGGTGGCCGAGCACGCCAAGCGCGTCCTGCGCCTGGTGGACGGCCAGATCATCTCCGACGTGCGGCAGGGCCCGGTGGTCGGTCCGCCGCCGGTGCTGGCCCGCCAGCTCGCCGGCCGCTCCGTCGCCGGGCATCCCGGCGGCGGCCACAGCGGCCCGGCCGCGCTGATCGGAGGCCGGCCGTGA
- a CDS encoding ABC transporter permease: protein MIRFACAGLAANKVRSALTMLGVLIGVASVILLLAVGNGSSAAVKNSITSLGTNSLTVTSGTSGGARTAGTVKKLTVDDARALADPSAAPDIKSVAPVVTTTATADYGDISYTPGSVIGTYPAYFETANEKIASGDYFSNDDVLNSSKVAVIGSTTAQQLFDNVNPVGRTITLGGTPLTVVGVLQTKGATGFTDPDDVVIAPLPTVQNAFTGFSSVSQILVQATSADTTTQAQSEITQILMGTHSLTDPTKLDFRVSNQTSLLTARESTSQTFTVLLGAVAAISLLVGGIGITNIMLVTVTERTREIGIRKALGAPKAVILGQFLAESTLLSVLGAGLGVAVGLFGSHFSVVGIKPVVIPSSVLGAFGIAVAIGLFFGSYPANRAASLRPIDALRHE from the coding sequence ATGATTCGCTTCGCCTGCGCGGGCCTGGCCGCCAACAAGGTGCGCTCCGCGCTCACCATGCTCGGCGTGCTGATCGGTGTCGCCTCGGTGATCCTGCTGCTCGCGGTCGGCAACGGCTCCTCGGCCGCGGTGAAGAACTCGATCACCTCGCTCGGCACCAACTCGCTGACCGTCACCTCGGGCACCAGCGGCGGTGCCCGGACCGCGGGCACGGTCAAGAAGCTCACCGTGGACGACGCCCGCGCGCTGGCCGACCCGAGCGCGGCGCCCGACATCAAGTCGGTCGCCCCGGTGGTCACCACCACCGCCACCGCCGACTACGGCGACATCTCGTACACCCCGGGCTCGGTGATCGGCACCTACCCGGCGTACTTCGAGACCGCCAACGAGAAGATCGCCTCCGGCGACTACTTCAGCAACGACGACGTGCTCAACTCGAGCAAGGTCGCGGTGATCGGCTCCACCACCGCGCAGCAGCTGTTCGACAACGTGAACCCGGTCGGCAGGACGATCACCCTCGGCGGCACCCCGCTGACCGTGGTCGGCGTGCTGCAGACCAAGGGCGCCACCGGGTTCACCGACCCGGACGACGTGGTGATCGCGCCGCTGCCGACCGTGCAGAACGCCTTCACCGGCTTCAGCTCGGTCAGCCAGATCCTGGTGCAGGCCACCTCGGCCGACACCACCACCCAGGCGCAGAGCGAGATCACCCAGATCCTGATGGGGACGCACTCGCTGACCGACCCCACCAAGCTCGACTTCCGGGTGAGCAACCAGACCTCGCTGCTCACCGCCCGGGAGAGCACCAGCCAGACCTTCACCGTGCTGCTCGGTGCGGTGGCCGCGATCTCGCTGCTGGTCGGCGGGATCGGGATCACCAACATCATGCTGGTCACGGTGACCGAGCGGACCCGGGAGATCGGCATCCGCAAGGCCCTGGGCGCGCCCAAGGCCGTGATCCTGGGCCAGTTCCTCGCCGAGTCGACCCTGCTCTCGGTGCTGGGTGCCGGGCTCGGGGTGGCGGTGGGCCTGTTCGGCTCGCACTTCAGCGTGGTCGGGATCAAGCCGGTGGTGATCCCCTCCTCGGTGCTGGGCGCCTTCGGCATCGCCGTGGCGATCGGCCTGTTCTTCGGCAGCTACCCGGCCAACCGGGCCGCCTCGCTGCGCCCCATCGACGCCCTGCGGCACGAGTGA
- a CDS encoding VC0807 family protein, translated as MSSTTSPPAPARKQKAAAVGWLLSIGLNVVAPILIYNQAHAHGAGDFTAILLSGLGPLVDIAVYLAWHRRADEFAIVSLIFLALSGIAALVGPHDAKLLLAKDSLVTGLFGLVCLASLAAARPLMFYFGRKFATDGTPEQVAWWNGLWQFEGFRRVQRNLTIGWGTGYLVEAAVRVVCVYSLSNGQAVTVNNILPYAFTAGLVFWTMSYARRAQARGRAAGAPVAPEGAAAA; from the coding sequence GTGTCCAGTACCACTTCGCCGCCCGCCCCTGCCCGCAAGCAGAAGGCCGCGGCCGTCGGCTGGCTGCTCAGCATCGGTCTCAACGTCGTGGCGCCGATCCTGATCTACAACCAGGCGCACGCCCACGGCGCCGGCGACTTCACCGCGATCCTGCTCTCCGGCCTGGGCCCGCTCGTCGACATCGCCGTCTACCTGGCCTGGCACCGCCGGGCCGACGAGTTCGCGATCGTCTCGCTGATCTTCCTGGCGCTCAGCGGCATCGCCGCCCTGGTCGGCCCGCACGACGCCAAGCTGCTGCTGGCCAAGGACTCGCTGGTGACCGGCCTGTTCGGGCTGGTCTGCCTGGCCTCGCTGGCCGCCGCCCGGCCGCTGATGTTCTACTTCGGCCGCAAGTTCGCCACCGACGGCACCCCGGAGCAGGTGGCCTGGTGGAACGGCCTGTGGCAGTTCGAGGGCTTCCGCCGGGTGCAGCGCAACCTGACGATCGGCTGGGGCACCGGCTACCTGGTCGAGGCCGCGGTGCGGGTGGTCTGCGTCTACTCGCTCTCCAACGGGCAGGCCGTCACTGTCAACAACATCCTTCCGTACGCGTTCACCGCCGGGCTGGTCTTCTGGACGATGAGCTATGCCCGCCGGGCCCAGGCCCGTGGCCGCGCGGCCGGTGCGCCCGTGGCCCCGGAGGGTGCGGCAGCGGCCTGA